Proteins encoded within one genomic window of Streptomyces taklimakanensis:
- a CDS encoding ABC transporter substrate-binding protein: MPIARLVRRSVLLLSGVALLAGCAQGVSSPPPSSPRGESGHPVTLDNCGRTVEIAAAPRRAVSLNQGTTEILLSLGLADRMVGTATWTDPLPEALATAGAAVPRLADDTPSFEKVLAAEPDFVAASFASTLGKGGVATRERFEDLGVPTYLSPADCTGKDNSGDGDGVRTAPLTLETVYGEIRDLARVFGVEERGERLVSDLRARVEEATSGVDASGVTLLYWFANSEAPYMAGCCGAPGVITRALGAENVFDDSREEWPQVNWETVADRDPDVLVIGDLTRRSQTAESAEKKIEFLESHPVTRTMDAVRNKRYVLLGGQAMNPTVRTVEGVEKVAAALRAYGLAE; encoded by the coding sequence GTGCCGATCGCGCGCCTCGTCCGCCGTTCCGTCCTGCTCCTGTCGGGAGTCGCGCTCCTGGCCGGCTGCGCTCAGGGCGTGTCCTCGCCGCCTCCGTCGTCGCCGCGGGGGGAGAGCGGCCACCCGGTGACGCTCGACAACTGCGGGCGGACGGTGGAGATCGCCGCCGCACCGCGGCGAGCCGTCTCGTTGAACCAGGGCACCACCGAGATCCTGCTCTCCCTCGGTCTCGCCGACCGGATGGTCGGCACCGCCACCTGGACCGACCCGCTACCCGAAGCGCTGGCGACGGCGGGCGCGGCGGTGCCCAGACTCGCCGACGACACCCCGTCCTTCGAGAAAGTGCTGGCCGCCGAGCCCGACTTCGTCGCCGCCTCCTTCGCCTCCACGCTCGGCAAGGGGGGCGTGGCCACCCGCGAGCGGTTCGAGGACCTCGGTGTGCCCACCTACCTCTCCCCCGCCGACTGCACCGGCAAGGACAACAGCGGCGACGGCGACGGCGTGCGCACCGCCCCGCTGACCCTGGAGACGGTCTACGGCGAGATCCGCGACCTGGCCCGGGTGTTCGGGGTCGAGGAGCGCGGCGAGAGGCTCGTCTCCGACCTCAGGGCGCGCGTCGAGGAGGCCACCTCGGGCGTCGACGCCTCCGGCGTGACGCTCCTGTACTGGTTCGCCAACTCCGAAGCCCCCTACATGGCGGGCTGTTGCGGCGCCCCCGGTGTCATCACCCGCGCGCTCGGCGCGGAGAACGTCTTCGACGACAGCCGCGAGGAGTGGCCCCAGGTCAACTGGGAGACCGTCGCCGACCGCGACCCCGACGTCCTGGTGATCGGCGACCTCACCCGCAGGTCGCAGACGGCCGAGAGCGCGGAGAAGAAGATCGAGTTCCTGGAGTCCCACCCGGTCACCCGCACCATGGACGCCGTCCGGAACAAGCGGTACGTCCTGCTCGGCGGCCAGGCCATGAACCCGACCGTGCGCACCGTCGAGGGCGTGGAGAAGGTGGCCGCGGCGCTGCGCGCGTACGGGCTCGCCGAGTGA